A single Cellulomonas sp. SLBN-39 DNA region contains:
- a CDS encoding family 20 glycosylhydrolase, producing the protein MPVVPVVPAPLVVEELAQAPFLVTPTTTVVVDADAELLPNAVLTADLLGRVTGHAVEVRYAELDAPGVVRMRLADDLPDGDEAYRVVVGSGRVLLEGRTPQALVRAVVTLRQLVVELPDGGIEVPAVRVEDAPRYGWRGLSLDVARHFVPVADLKVLLGMMTHYKLNVLHLHLTDDQAWRIDLPSRPELVRRSSSWSVGGDPGGHYTRADWDDVLAYAEARGVRVVPEIDVPGHVNAALHAYGELTPSGEPAEEYLGIDVGFSRLHDDLPATHAFLADVFGDLAQMTPGEHVHIGGDEVLTMDHDEYGRLVRAAAAAVTAHGKTVVGWQEVAGVEGLPPGTVVQYWDTREDPAPFVEAARRGARILLSPGSRVYLDMKYHPGYPLGLEWAGHVELLDAYDWEPATLVEGLPPEAVEGVEAAVWTETLRSLDDLTTMLLPRLAAVAEVAWSAPERRGTEGFLDRLSAHGRHWDQLGFRWHRSPQGRW; encoded by the coding sequence GTGCCAGTCGTCCCGGTCGTGCCCGCACCGCTCGTCGTCGAGGAGCTGGCGCAGGCGCCGTTCCTGGTGACACCGACGACGACGGTGGTCGTCGACGCCGACGCCGAGCTGCTGCCCAACGCGGTCCTCACGGCCGACCTGCTCGGCCGGGTGACCGGTCACGCGGTCGAGGTGCGGTACGCCGAGCTCGACGCCCCGGGGGTCGTGCGGATGCGGCTGGCGGACGACCTGCCGGACGGCGACGAGGCCTACCGGGTCGTCGTCGGCTCCGGGCGCGTGCTGCTCGAGGGCCGCACGCCGCAGGCGCTGGTCCGCGCGGTGGTGACGCTGCGGCAGCTCGTCGTGGAGCTGCCTGACGGCGGGATCGAGGTGCCGGCCGTGCGGGTCGAGGACGCGCCCCGGTACGGCTGGCGGGGGCTCTCGCTGGACGTGGCCCGCCACTTCGTGCCCGTCGCGGACCTCAAGGTGCTGCTCGGGATGATGACGCACTACAAGCTCAACGTGCTGCACCTGCACCTCACGGACGACCAGGCGTGGCGCATCGACCTGCCGTCGCGCCCCGAGCTCGTGCGCCGGTCGTCGTCGTGGTCGGTGGGTGGCGACCCGGGCGGGCACTACACGCGCGCCGACTGGGACGACGTGCTGGCGTACGCCGAGGCCCGCGGCGTGCGCGTGGTGCCGGAGATCGACGTGCCGGGGCACGTGAACGCCGCCCTGCACGCGTACGGCGAGCTGACGCCGTCGGGGGAGCCGGCCGAGGAGTACCTCGGCATCGACGTCGGGTTCAGCCGCCTGCACGACGACCTGCCCGCCACGCACGCGTTCCTCGCGGACGTGTTCGGCGACCTCGCGCAGATGACGCCGGGCGAGCACGTGCACATCGGCGGCGACGAGGTCCTCACCATGGACCACGACGAGTACGGGCGGCTGGTGCGGGCCGCCGCGGCGGCGGTGACGGCGCACGGCAAGACGGTCGTCGGCTGGCAGGAGGTCGCGGGCGTCGAGGGGCTGCCGCCGGGCACGGTCGTGCAGTACTGGGACACGCGCGAGGACCCCGCGCCGTTCGTCGAGGCCGCCCGGCGGGGTGCGCGCATCCTGCTCTCGCCGGGGTCGCGGGTGTACCTGGACATGAAGTACCACCCGGGGTACCCGCTGGGGCTGGAGTGGGCGGGGCACGTCGAGCTCCTCGACGCCTACGACTGGGAGCCGGCCACCCTCGTCGAGGGCCTGCCGCCGGAGGCCGTCGAGGGCGTCGAAGCAGCGGTGTGGACGGAGACGCTGCGTTCGCTGGACGACCTGACGACGATGCTGCTGCCGCGGCTGGCGGCCGTCGCCGAGGTCGCGTGGAGCGCGCCGGAGCGGCGGGGCACGGAGGGCTTCCTCGACCGGCTCTCCGCCCACGGGCGGCACTGGGACCAGCTGGGCTTCCGCTGGCACCGCTCCCCGCAGGGTCGGTGGTGA
- a CDS encoding SAF domain-containing protein → MPPTPRRTPPPLPPARRPVRLAARAWAWRLRHLLAATCLALAAGAVVHALQPPPPVTVAAVVAARDVAAGSTIGSDDVRVERVAPGAVPAGALAGTEAAVGATAAVDLPAGLPLVPSLLATGEAAGPPGTVVTAVRLADAAVADLVGPGSRVDLLGARPEGGPGTTLATRALVLPAPARGDAATGVLGSVDGSEDPPPLLVAVQPAEALALAEASASSRISAVVVP, encoded by the coding sequence GTGCCCCCGACGCCACGCCGCACCCCACCGCCCCTGCCGCCCGCCCGGCGGCCCGTGCGGCTCGCCGCGCGCGCCTGGGCGTGGCGGCTGCGGCACCTGCTCGCCGCCACGTGCCTGGCCCTGGCGGCCGGCGCGGTCGTGCACGCGCTGCAGCCCCCGCCGCCCGTGACCGTCGCCGCCGTGGTCGCCGCCCGCGACGTGGCCGCGGGGTCGACGATCGGCAGCGACGACGTGCGGGTCGAGCGCGTGGCGCCCGGCGCGGTGCCCGCCGGGGCGCTCGCCGGCACCGAGGCCGCGGTCGGCGCCACGGCGGCGGTGGACCTCCCCGCGGGGCTGCCGCTCGTCCCGTCGCTGCTCGCGACCGGGGAGGCGGCCGGCCCGCCGGGCACCGTCGTCACCGCCGTGCGGCTCGCCGACGCCGCCGTGGCCGACCTCGTCGGGCCCGGCAGCCGCGTCGACCTCCTCGGCGCCCGCCCCGAGGGTGGCCCGGGCACGACCCTCGCGACCCGCGCGCTCGTGCTGCCCGCCCCGGCCCGGGGCGACGCCGCGACGGGGGTCCTCGGCTCCGTCGACGGCTCCGAGGACCCGCCTCCGCTGCTCGTCGCCGTGCAGCCGGCCGAGGCGCTGGCCCTCGCCGAGGCGTCCGCTTCGTCCCGGATCAGCGCGGTCGTCGTGCCATGA
- a CDS encoding dolichyl-phosphate-mannose--protein mannosyltransferase has product MPPTDAEREPERPAPAGAEPTSPAPHPGDAPAPGGPAEPGRPGAGGSPVDVLDPPTGPTPDGSAAGADTDEPEPVTRTNLLRRLLGEDALTLDATPRARLTGWLWALAVTVLAGVLRFWDLARPHELVFDETYYVKQAFSLLTLGYEGAWGEDANPAFAAGDTSLLGTDPEYVVHPPVGKWMIALGIRLGGGVESSFAWRFAAAVCGTLAVLMVARIGRRLFASTALGATAGLLLAVDGQAIVHSRISLLDPFLMFFVLAAFGALVLDRDQARRRLAARTADALAAAPGVLAWGPGLGLRWWRLAAGVLLGLAIGTKWSGMYFLAVFGVMVVVWDVAARRTAGTRHWFWSGVLRDGVPAFVTMVGTAAVVYVGTWWSWFASPQAWGRQWAVENPDQGVPWLPPALRSLWHYHEDMWRFHNGLETPHSYAAHPLGWIVQWRPTSYFYPSEVSSLTGEAAQQACGADACSQAILALGNPLLWWAGAAAVLVALFWLVRYRDWRAAAVLSGIVAGWAPWFLYAHRTIFTFYSVAFVPWVVLTLVYVLGLLIGPRPDPARRHEVRAHRRAVVAVGVFVAVVVAVSAFFYPVWAGWVVPWQQWHIRMWLPTWI; this is encoded by the coding sequence GTGCCGCCCACCGATGCCGAGCGCGAGCCGGAGCGCCCCGCGCCGGCCGGCGCGGAACCGACGAGCCCTGCCCCGCACCCGGGGGACGCCCCCGCGCCCGGAGGGCCGGCCGAGCCGGGACGTCCCGGCGCCGGCGGCTCCCCCGTCGACGTCCTCGACCCGCCGACCGGTCCGACGCCGGACGGGTCGGCCGCCGGGGCCGACACCGACGAGCCCGAGCCGGTCACGCGCACGAACCTGCTGCGCCGCCTGCTGGGCGAGGACGCGCTGACCCTCGACGCGACGCCCCGCGCCCGGCTGACGGGGTGGCTGTGGGCGCTGGCCGTCACGGTGCTGGCCGGTGTCCTGCGGTTCTGGGACCTCGCGCGCCCGCACGAGCTGGTGTTCGACGAGACGTACTACGTCAAGCAGGCGTTCTCGCTGCTCACCCTCGGGTACGAGGGCGCGTGGGGCGAGGACGCGAACCCGGCGTTCGCCGCGGGCGACACGAGCCTGCTCGGCACCGACCCCGAGTACGTGGTCCACCCGCCGGTGGGCAAGTGGATGATCGCGCTCGGCATCCGGCTGGGCGGCGGGGTGGAGTCCTCGTTCGCGTGGCGGTTCGCCGCGGCGGTGTGCGGGACCCTCGCGGTGCTGATGGTCGCCCGGATCGGGCGGCGGCTGTTCGCGTCGACGGCGTTGGGCGCCACGGCCGGCCTGCTGCTCGCCGTCGACGGGCAGGCCATCGTGCACTCGCGGATCAGCCTGCTCGACCCGTTCCTCATGTTCTTCGTCCTGGCCGCCTTCGGCGCGCTCGTGCTCGACCGGGACCAGGCGCGCCGACGGCTCGCGGCCCGCACGGCCGACGCCCTGGCCGCCGCGCCGGGCGTGCTCGCGTGGGGCCCCGGGCTCGGCCTGCGGTGGTGGCGCCTGGCCGCCGGCGTGCTGCTGGGCCTGGCGATCGGCACGAAGTGGTCGGGGATGTACTTCCTCGCGGTGTTCGGCGTCATGGTCGTCGTCTGGGACGTCGCGGCGCGCCGCACGGCCGGCACCCGGCACTGGTTCTGGTCGGGGGTGCTGCGCGACGGCGTGCCCGCGTTCGTCACGATGGTCGGCACCGCCGCCGTCGTCTACGTGGGCACGTGGTGGTCGTGGTTCGCGTCGCCGCAGGCGTGGGGCCGGCAGTGGGCGGTGGAGAACCCCGACCAGGGCGTGCCGTGGCTCCCCCCGGCGCTGCGGTCGCTGTGGCACTACCACGAGGACATGTGGCGCTTCCACAACGGCCTGGAGACCCCGCACTCGTACGCGGCGCACCCGCTGGGGTGGATCGTGCAGTGGCGGCCCACGTCGTACTTCTACCCGTCCGAGGTGTCGTCGCTCACCGGTGAGGCCGCGCAGCAGGCCTGCGGGGCGGACGCGTGCTCGCAGGCGATCCTCGCCCTCGGCAACCCGCTGCTGTGGTGGGCGGGGGCCGCCGCGGTGCTGGTGGCGCTGTTCTGGCTGGTCCGCTACCGCGACTGGCGCGCCGCCGCGGTGCTGTCCGGCATCGTCGCCGGGTGGGCGCCGTGGTTCCTGTACGCGCACCGCACGATCTTCACGTTCTACTCCGTGGCGTTCGTGCCGTGGGTGGTGCTCACGCTCGTCTACGTGCTGGGCCTGCTCATCGGCCCGCGACCCGACCCGGCGCGGCGGCACGAGGTGCGTGCGCACCGGCGGGCCGTCGTCGCCGTCGGGGTGTTCGTGGCCGTCGTGGTCGCGGTCAGCGCGTTCTTCTACCCCGTCTGGGCCGGCTGGGTCGTGCCGTGGCAGCAGTGGCACATCCGCATGTGGCTGCCGACGTGGATCTGA
- a CDS encoding penicillin acylase family protein: MPRRPRLRTALVVVASLVLLALVAVTLLGAFVLRRPLPQVSGEIVVEGLSAPVEVTRDAQGVPTVAAATAEDLFMAQGYVAAQDRFFEMDYRRHVTSGRLAELVGDEPDAIAADKVVRTLGWRRVAEQEWDLVGEDTRRYLQAYADGVNAYLAGREVGEIAVEYTVLGLQVPQEAPEPWDPVDSLAWLKAMAWDLRSNYDAELDRALTYPVVEDVGRVEELFPAYPQDRHATILDAADVAPAPVAPAADVVLDVDDAALQDALASADRALAAVPVLLGEGDGTGSNSWVVAGEHTASGSPLLANDPHLGISAPGIWSQVGLRCTEVTDACPFDVTGFSMAGLPGVVIGHNAELAWGLTNMGADVTDFFLERVEGDQVRVDGVTEPLTVRTETIEVAGGDPVELTVRSTRHGPIVSEVLTDVADAGQAPVPDGAPGSRFEVALSWTALEPGTTGDAIFAMMTAGDATEIAAAAALFDVPAQNIVFATVDGHIGYQAPGRVPVRADVPGSPVPSDGTWPRPGWDSRYDWQGYVEDAAMPRALDPAEGFVVAANQQVTPGGTGPRLGDGTDYGYRSQRIRDLLTEQIAAGEPVDVATTQALQVDQQDPYARVLVPVLLEVELDDAFDAGGQELLRDWDQVASADSPAAAYVAAVWAELLEQTFADDLPDGHEPTGGSRWLEVVTRLLDQPTSPWWDDRSTPGVVEGRDEILSRAMAEARLELTAQIGSRPADWRWGLLHQAAPAHPVLGGEQVPAAVRWFANPRPQQVGGGSSIVDATAWDASSGSYTVTAAPSMRMVVDLGDLDASTWVALTGTSGHPGSQHYDDQLPRWARGEQLAWPFTAAAVDAAAEDRLTLTP; the protein is encoded by the coding sequence GTGCCCCGTCGCCCCCGCCTGCGCACCGCGCTCGTCGTCGTCGCGTCCCTCGTCCTCCTCGCGCTCGTCGCGGTCACCCTGCTCGGCGCCTTCGTGCTGCGCCGGCCCCTGCCGCAGGTCTCCGGCGAGATCGTGGTCGAGGGCCTGAGCGCCCCCGTCGAGGTCACGCGCGACGCGCAGGGCGTGCCGACCGTCGCCGCCGCCACCGCCGAGGACCTGTTCATGGCGCAGGGCTACGTCGCCGCGCAGGACCGGTTCTTCGAGATGGACTACCGCCGGCACGTGACGTCCGGGCGGCTGGCCGAGCTCGTCGGCGACGAGCCGGACGCGATCGCCGCGGACAAGGTGGTCCGCACGCTCGGCTGGCGCCGCGTCGCCGAGCAGGAGTGGGACCTGGTCGGCGAGGACACCCGCCGGTACCTGCAGGCGTACGCGGACGGCGTCAACGCCTACCTCGCGGGCCGCGAGGTAGGCGAGATCGCCGTCGAGTACACCGTCCTCGGCCTGCAGGTGCCCCAGGAGGCGCCGGAGCCCTGGGACCCCGTCGACTCCCTCGCCTGGCTCAAGGCGATGGCCTGGGACCTGCGCAGCAACTACGACGCCGAGCTCGACCGCGCCCTCACCTACCCCGTGGTGGAGGACGTGGGCCGCGTCGAGGAGCTCTTCCCCGCGTACCCGCAGGACCGGCACGCGACGATCCTCGACGCCGCCGACGTGGCGCCCGCCCCGGTCGCGCCGGCCGCGGACGTCGTCCTCGACGTCGACGACGCCGCCCTGCAGGACGCGCTCGCGTCGGCCGACCGGGCGCTCGCCGCGGTGCCGGTGCTCCTCGGCGAGGGGGACGGCACCGGGTCCAACTCCTGGGTGGTCGCGGGCGAGCACACCGCGTCGGGCAGCCCGCTGCTGGCCAACGACCCGCACCTGGGCATCTCGGCGCCGGGGATCTGGAGCCAGGTCGGCCTGCGGTGCACCGAGGTCACCGACGCCTGCCCGTTCGACGTGACCGGGTTCTCCATGGCCGGCCTGCCGGGCGTCGTGATCGGCCACAACGCCGAGCTCGCGTGGGGCCTGACCAACATGGGTGCCGACGTCACCGACTTCTTCCTCGAGCGCGTCGAGGGCGACCAGGTCCGCGTCGACGGCGTGACGGAGCCGCTCACGGTCCGCACCGAGACCATCGAGGTGGCGGGCGGCGACCCCGTCGAGCTGACGGTCCGCAGCACGCGGCACGGCCCGATCGTGTCCGAGGTCCTCACGGACGTCGCCGACGCCGGTCAGGCGCCCGTGCCCGACGGCGCCCCCGGCAGCCGGTTCGAGGTCGCGCTGTCGTGGACCGCCCTGGAGCCCGGCACCACGGGCGACGCCATCTTCGCGATGATGACGGCCGGCGACGCCACCGAGATCGCGGCCGCCGCGGCGCTGTTCGACGTCCCGGCGCAGAACATCGTGTTCGCCACGGTCGACGGGCACATCGGCTACCAGGCGCCCGGGCGGGTGCCGGTGCGTGCCGACGTGCCGGGCTCGCCGGTGCCGAGCGACGGCACGTGGCCGCGGCCGGGCTGGGACTCGCGCTACGACTGGCAGGGGTACGTCGAGGACGCGGCGATGCCCCGCGCGCTCGACCCAGCCGAGGGTTTCGTGGTCGCCGCCAACCAGCAGGTCACCCCCGGGGGCACCGGCCCCCGCCTCGGCGACGGCACCGACTACGGCTACCGCTCGCAGCGCATCCGCGACCTGCTGACCGAGCAGATCGCCGCCGGCGAGCCCGTCGACGTCGCCACGACCCAGGCCCTGCAGGTCGACCAGCAGGACCCGTACGCCCGGGTGCTGGTGCCCGTGCTGCTCGAGGTCGAGCTCGACGACGCCTTCGACGCGGGCGGCCAGGAGCTGCTGCGCGACTGGGACCAGGTCGCCTCGGCCGACTCCCCGGCCGCGGCGTACGTCGCCGCGGTGTGGGCGGAGCTGCTCGAGCAGACGTTCGCCGACGACCTCCCGGACGGGCACGAGCCCACGGGCGGCTCACGCTGGCTGGAGGTCGTCACCCGCCTGCTCGACCAGCCCACGTCGCCCTGGTGGGACGACCGCTCGACGCCCGGCGTCGTCGAGGGCCGCGACGAGATCCTCAGCCGCGCGATGGCCGAGGCCCGCCTCGAGCTGACCGCGCAGATCGGCTCGCGCCCCGCCGACTGGCGCTGGGGGCTGCTGCACCAGGCCGCGCCCGCGCACCCCGTGCTCGGCGGCGAGCAGGTGCCGGCCGCGGTCCGCTGGTTCGCCAACCCCCGGCCGCAGCAGGTCGGCGGCGGGTCCTCGATCGTCGACGCCACCGCGTGGGACGCGTCCTCGGGCTCGTACACCGTGACCGCGGCGCCGTCCATGCGCATGGTCGTCGACCTGGGGGACCTCGACGCCTCCACGTGGGTGGCCCTGACCGGCACGTCCGGGCACCCGGGCAGCCAGCACTACGACGACCAGCTGCCCCGGTGGGCGCGCGGCGAGCAGCTCGCGTGGCCGTTCACCGCGGCGGCCGTCGACGCGGCGGCCGAGGACCGGCTCACCCTGACGCCCTGA
- the mscL gene encoding large conductance mechanosensitive channel protein MscL: MSDSRQQGLRGASDRLKALGETEHVKGAAKVLQGFKDFISRGNAIELAVGVVIGAAFTAVVGALQTGFISPLIGWIFGQPNLENVWNIGPYTWRDPGPGEPPIDPIQVGVILNALIQFLITAAAIYFLIVLPLNALAARRKKGQEAEPKAPAEDILLLQEIRDLLAQRITPAVANDAPGASPAPPAPGRAPGDGPPSIPPGTPTA; encoded by the coding sequence GTGAGCGACAGCAGGCAGCAGGGGCTGCGCGGTGCCAGCGACAGGCTGAAGGCGCTGGGCGAGACCGAGCACGTCAAGGGGGCCGCCAAGGTCCTGCAGGGGTTCAAGGACTTCATCTCCCGCGGCAACGCGATCGAGCTCGCCGTCGGTGTCGTCATCGGCGCGGCGTTCACCGCTGTGGTCGGTGCGCTGCAGACCGGGTTCATCAGCCCGCTCATCGGGTGGATCTTCGGTCAGCCGAACCTGGAGAACGTCTGGAACATCGGCCCCTACACGTGGCGGGACCCCGGACCGGGCGAGCCGCCGATCGACCCCATCCAGGTGGGCGTCATCCTCAACGCGCTGATCCAGTTCCTCATCACGGCCGCGGCGATCTACTTCCTCATCGTGCTGCCGCTCAACGCGCTGGCTGCCCGCCGCAAGAAGGGTCAGGAGGCCGAGCCGAAGGCGCCGGCCGAGGACATCCTGCTGCTGCAGGAGATCCGCGACCTGCTCGCGCAGCGCATCACGCCGGCGGTCGCCAACGACGCACCGGGCGCGTCCCCGGCACCGCCCGCACCGGGCCGGGCACCGGGCGACGGCCCGCCGAGCATCCCGCCGGGCACCCCCACCGCCTGA
- a CDS encoding GlsB/YeaQ/YmgE family stress response membrane protein, producing MTVSGIISAIIVGAIIGALGRLLVKGKQKISIIVTILLGIVAALIGTWLAQIVGVATTDGIDWIEIVLQVALAAVLVVVYTSVAGRRS from the coding sequence ATGACCGTCAGCGGCATCATCAGCGCCATCATCGTCGGCGCGATCATCGGCGCCCTCGGCCGCCTGCTCGTCAAGGGCAAGCAGAAGATCTCGATCATCGTGACCATCCTGCTCGGCATCGTCGCGGCCCTCATCGGCACCTGGCTCGCCCAGATCGTCGGTGTCGCGACGACCGACGGGATCGACTGGATCGAGATCGTCCTCCAGGTCGCGCTCGCCGCCGTCCTCGTGGTCGTCTACACCAGCGTCGCGGGCCGTCGTTCCTGA
- a CDS encoding GNAT family N-acetyltransferase translates to MALGWPVELVDGDVRLRPLKRRDQDAWMHLRAVNAAWLEPWDATSPEPVRGPRPTFGQFVRALSAQARDGSALPFAVEHAGALVGQLTVSSIQMGSLRSAAIGYWVSQHVAGRGITPTAVALATDHCFGPLALHRVEINVRPENGPSLRVVEKLGFRDEGLRERYLHIQGRWCDHRSFALTAEEVPEGLVARWHARRASA, encoded by the coding sequence GTGGCGCTGGGGTGGCCGGTCGAGCTGGTCGACGGTGACGTGCGGCTGCGCCCGCTCAAACGGCGCGACCAGGACGCGTGGATGCACCTGCGCGCGGTGAACGCGGCGTGGCTCGAGCCGTGGGACGCGACGAGCCCGGAGCCGGTGCGCGGCCCGCGGCCGACGTTCGGGCAGTTCGTGCGGGCGCTGTCCGCGCAGGCGCGGGACGGCTCGGCGCTGCCGTTCGCGGTGGAGCACGCCGGTGCGCTCGTGGGGCAGCTGACGGTGTCCTCGATCCAGATGGGGTCGCTGCGCTCGGCGGCGATCGGCTACTGGGTCTCCCAGCACGTCGCGGGGCGCGGGATCACGCCCACGGCCGTCGCGCTGGCGACCGACCACTGCTTCGGCCCGCTGGCGCTGCACCGGGTCGAGATCAACGTGCGGCCCGAGAACGGCCCGTCGCTGCGGGTCGTCGAGAAGCTGGGCTTCCGCGACGAGGGGCTGCGGGAGCGCTACCTGCACATCCAGGGCCGCTGGTGCGACCACCGGTCGTTCGCCCTGACCGCCGAGGAGGTCCCCGAGGGGCTCGTCGCCCGGTGGCACGCGCGCCGCGCGTCGGCGTGA
- a CDS encoding FmdB family zinc ribbon protein: MPTYAYRCTACEHAFEVQQSFTDDALTVCPACEGRLRKVFSAVGVVFKGSGFYRNDARSGGKTTSRSSGSSTSGGSTSTTTSSDSGTSTSTSSSTSGAATATKATTPAPAGA, encoded by the coding sequence GTGCCCACCTACGCCTACCGCTGCACGGCGTGCGAGCACGCCTTCGAGGTCCAGCAGTCGTTCACCGACGACGCGCTCACCGTCTGCCCCGCGTGCGAGGGCCGGCTGCGCAAGGTCTTCTCGGCCGTCGGCGTCGTCTTCAAGGGCTCGGGCTTCTACCGCAACGACGCGCGCTCGGGCGGCAAGACGACCTCGCGCAGCTCCGGCAGCAGCACGTCGGGCGGCAGCACGTCGACCACGACGTCCTCGGACAGCGGCACGAGCACGAGCACGTCGTCGAGCACGTCGGGCGCCGCCACGGCCACGAAGGCGACGACGCCCGCACCCGCCGGCGCCTGA
- a CDS encoding 5-formyltetrahydrofolate cyclo-ligase: protein MSDGAHLSWHTPDDEQVAEAKDALRREVRARRGHVSPRCRDELAHRLAAVVLTIPQVQAAGCASVYASRPTEPGTGPLLDALAARGVRLLLPVLGSGLQRDWAVYTGPDDLRERAPGRPPEPGGDALGAAALAQADVVLVPALSVDRSGVRLGQGGGWYDRVLEHARPDAPLVALLYADEVLDGLLPRSAHDRPVTHVATPEGWHAVADAS from the coding sequence ATGAGCGACGGCGCCCACCTCTCGTGGCACACCCCTGACGACGAGCAGGTGGCGGAGGCCAAGGACGCCTTGCGCCGCGAGGTCCGCGCCCGCCGCGGGCACGTCTCGCCCCGGTGCCGCGACGAGCTCGCGCACCGCCTCGCCGCCGTGGTGCTGACCATCCCCCAGGTCCAGGCCGCCGGCTGCGCGAGCGTGTACGCCTCGCGCCCCACCGAGCCGGGCACCGGTCCGCTGCTCGACGCGCTGGCCGCCCGGGGCGTGCGGCTGCTGCTCCCCGTGCTGGGCAGCGGCCTGCAGCGGGACTGGGCCGTGTACACGGGCCCGGACGACCTGCGCGAGCGGGCGCCGGGCCGGCCGCCGGAGCCCGGTGGCGACGCGCTGGGTGCGGCGGCGCTCGCGCAGGCGGACGTGGTCCTCGTCCCGGCGCTGTCGGTGGACCGCTCGGGCGTGCGCCTCGGGCAGGGCGGCGGCTGGTACGACCGGGTGCTCGAGCACGCGCGGCCCGACGCGCCCCTGGTGGCGCTGCTCTACGCCGACGAGGTCCTCGACGGCCTGCTGCCGCGCTCCGCGCACGACCGGCCCGTCACGCACGTCGCGACGCCCGAGGGCTGGCACGCGGTCGCCGACGCCTCCTGA
- the glp gene encoding gephyrin-like molybdotransferase Glp — protein sequence MRSVQDHLAAVLAAVGPVAPLDVVLHDATGCVLAADVVAPRDVPDVAVAARDGYAVLAHDTSGGGSAGPPALPVAHDVHAGDAPGLRHVPGTAVLVASGAPLPLGADAVVPVEETDRGAARVHLQRSAVPGQHVRGAGADVRAGEVVLTAGTRLGARQVALAAAMGRGRLPVHPTPRVVILSVGDELVEPTSGGRPGAVFEADGHALESAVRDAGAVPVRVGIVPDDRATLREAVEDQLVRADLLVLTGGLSELAQDTVKDVLGPLGAVRLDQVAMTPGLRHGFGTLGAVGRDDERRVPVLALPGHPVAAQVAFEVFVRPALRSMAGHVELFRPSVTAVADAGWISPPGLRQFVPVQVVGSPDEGYRLTPLGDAGAPSTTALAHANALAVVGEQELTVHPGQPVPCLVLEG from the coding sequence ATGAGATCGGTGCAGGACCACCTGGCCGCGGTGCTGGCGGCCGTCGGTCCCGTCGCCCCGCTGGACGTCGTGCTGCACGACGCGACGGGGTGCGTGCTGGCTGCCGACGTCGTCGCCCCGCGTGACGTGCCGGACGTGGCGGTGGCTGCCCGAGACGGCTACGCGGTCCTCGCGCACGACACGTCCGGCGGCGGCAGCGCCGGGCCGCCCGCCCTGCCCGTGGCGCACGACGTGCACGCCGGCGACGCCCCCGGTCTGCGGCACGTGCCGGGCACCGCGGTGCTCGTGGCGTCGGGTGCCCCCCTGCCGCTCGGGGCCGACGCGGTCGTGCCGGTGGAGGAGACGGACCGCGGGGCGGCCCGGGTCCACCTGCAGCGGTCGGCGGTGCCGGGGCAGCACGTGCGCGGTGCGGGTGCGGACGTGCGCGCGGGGGAGGTCGTGCTCACGGCGGGCACGCGCCTGGGCGCCCGGCAGGTCGCGCTCGCCGCCGCGATGGGCCGCGGGCGGCTGCCGGTGCACCCGACCCCGCGCGTGGTGATCCTGTCCGTCGGCGACGAGCTCGTCGAGCCCACGTCCGGGGGCCGCCCCGGTGCGGTGTTCGAGGCCGACGGTCACGCCCTGGAGTCGGCGGTGCGCGACGCGGGCGCCGTGCCGGTGCGCGTCGGGATCGTGCCCGACGACCGCGCCACGCTGCGCGAGGCCGTCGAGGACCAGCTCGTCCGCGCGGACCTGCTCGTGCTGACCGGGGGGCTGTCGGAGCTGGCGCAGGACACCGTCAAGGACGTGCTGGGCCCGCTCGGTGCGGTCCGCCTGGACCAGGTCGCGATGACCCCGGGCCTGCGGCACGGGTTCGGCACCCTGGGTGCGGTGGGTCGTGACGACGAGCGGCGGGTGCCGGTGCTCGCCCTGCCCGGCCACCCGGTGGCGGCGCAGGTCGCGTTCGAGGTGTTCGTGCGTCCTGCCCTGCGGTCGATGGCCGGTCACGTCGAGCTGTTCCGCCCGTCCGTGACGGCCGTCGCGGACGCCGGCTGGATCTCGCCGCCGGGGCTGCGGCAGTTCGTCCCGGTGCAGGTCGTTGGCTCGCCCGACGAGGGATACCGTCTGACCCCCCTGGGTGATGCGGGTGCGCCGTCGACGACGGCGCTGGCGCACGCCAACGCCCTGGCGGTGGTCGGCGAGCAGGAGCTGACGGTGCACCCGGGGCAGCCGGTGCCGTGCCTCGTGCTCGAGGGCTGA